One genomic window of Novosphingobium aureum includes the following:
- the aroA gene encoding 3-phosphoshikimate 1-carboxyvinyltransferase translates to MRPRRFVPAGPLKGRIRVPGDKSISHRSIMLGALAVGETRVTGLLEGEDVLATAAAMRAMGAHVERTGEGAWTINGVGVGALLQPEAPLEMGNSGTSTRLLMGLVSSHPITASFTGDASLSKRPMGRVITPLSQMGASFEASDRANSSQTLPLIVRGASPAVPITYRLPVASAQVKSAILLAGLNTPGTTTVIEPVPTRDHSERMLRGFGADLTVETDAEGARVITIRGEAELRPQVIDVPGDPSSAAFFLVAALVTPGSDVVIENVGLNPTRAGIVEVLTAMGGRIEKLNEREVGGEPVADLHVRHSALKGIEVDPQVAPSMIDEFPALFVAAALAEGVTVTSGLDELRVKESDRLAVMAQALIAAGARIEEREDGLVITGTGGEPLRGTAGEDTIETHLDHRIAMSMAIAGIASREGVLIDDTRPIATSFPVFETMLDTLAQDSAQG, encoded by the coding sequence ATGCGCCCGCGCCGCTTCGTTCCCGCCGGACCGCTCAAGGGCCGCATCCGCGTGCCGGGCGACAAGTCGATCAGCCACCGCTCGATCATGCTCGGCGCACTCGCGGTGGGCGAAACCAGAGTAACCGGCCTGCTCGAGGGCGAGGACGTGCTCGCAACGGCTGCCGCGATGCGCGCGATGGGCGCGCACGTCGAGCGCACCGGCGAAGGCGCCTGGACCATCAACGGCGTGGGCGTCGGCGCCCTGCTCCAGCCCGAGGCACCGCTCGAGATGGGCAATTCGGGCACCTCGACGCGCCTGCTCATGGGCCTTGTCTCGAGCCACCCGATCACCGCCAGCTTCACGGGCGATGCCTCGCTCTCGAAGCGCCCGATGGGCCGGGTGATCACCCCGCTCTCGCAGATGGGCGCTAGCTTCGAGGCGAGCGATAGGGCCAATTCCAGCCAGACTCTGCCGCTGATCGTGCGCGGTGCCAGCCCTGCCGTGCCGATCACCTACCGCCTCCCGGTCGCCTCGGCGCAGGTCAAGAGTGCGATCCTGCTCGCCGGTCTCAATACACCGGGCACAACCACCGTGATCGAGCCGGTCCCGACCCGCGACCACTCCGAGCGCATGCTGCGCGGCTTTGGCGCCGACCTGACGGTCGAGACCGATGCCGAAGGCGCGCGTGTCATCACGATCCGCGGCGAAGCCGAACTGCGCCCGCAGGTCATCGACGTTCCCGGCGACCCCTCCTCGGCAGCCTTCTTCCTCGTCGCGGCGCTCGTCACCCCGGGCAGCGACGTCGTGATCGAGAACGTCGGCCTCAACCCGACCCGCGCCGGCATCGTCGAGGTGCTCACCGCAATGGGCGGCCGGATCGAAAAGCTGAACGAGCGCGAGGTCGGCGGCGAGCCGGTCGCGGACCTGCACGTGCGCCACTCCGCGCTCAAGGGCATCGAGGTCGACCCGCAAGTCGCCCCGAGCATGATCGACGAGTTCCCCGCCCTCTTCGTCGCCGCAGCGCTTGCCGAGGGTGTCACCGTCACCAGCGGCCTCGACGAACTGCGCGTCAAGGAATCGGATCGCCTTGCCGTCATGGCGCAGGCGCTCATCGCCGCAGGTGCGCGAATCGAGGAGCGCGAAGACGGCCTCGTCATCACCGGCACCGGCGGCGAGCCGTTGCGCGGCACCGCGGGCGAGGACACCATCGAGACCCATCTCGACCACCGCATCGCGATGTCGATGGCGATTGCCGGGATCGCGAGCCGCGAGGGCGTCCTCATCGACGACACGCGCCCCATCGCGACCAGCTTCCCGGTCTTCGAGACGATGCTCGACACGCTCGCGCAAGACAGCGCGCAAGGCTGA
- the gloB gene encoding hydroxyacylglutathione hydrolase: MLEVHQFPCLSDNYGFLLHDSESGETVCIDTPDAGEYLKQAGHKGWQITQIWNTHWHPDHAGGNGAIKAATGCRITAPAGDAGKIEGVDRTVAQGDTVMIGERRAQVLDVGGHTLGHCAYYLGGAHIAFVGDSLFALGCGRMFEGTPEQFWASLKRLRALPGGTMLYCAHEYTESNLRFALHADPDNEALQAYGEDIRRMRAAGLPTVPTKLERECETNPFLRADDCDLEARWSELGGRIGDPVATFAALRAAKDEF; this comes from the coding sequence ATGCTCGAAGTTCACCAGTTCCCTTGCCTGAGCGACAACTACGGCTTCCTGCTGCACGACAGCGAGAGCGGCGAGACGGTCTGCATCGATACGCCCGATGCGGGCGAATACCTGAAGCAGGCTGGCCACAAGGGCTGGCAGATCACGCAGATCTGGAACACCCACTGGCACCCCGATCACGCTGGCGGCAATGGTGCGATCAAGGCCGCGACCGGTTGCAGGATCACCGCGCCTGCGGGCGATGCCGGCAAGATCGAAGGCGTCGACCGCACCGTGGCGCAGGGCGATACCGTCATGATCGGCGAGCGGCGGGCGCAGGTCCTCGACGTGGGCGGCCATACGCTTGGCCATTGCGCCTATTATCTGGGCGGTGCGCATATCGCCTTCGTGGGCGATTCGCTGTTCGCGCTGGGTTGCGGGCGCATGTTCGAAGGCACGCCGGAGCAGTTCTGGGCCAGTCTCAAGCGGCTGCGCGCACTGCCGGGCGGAACGATGCTTTACTGCGCGCACGAATATACCGAGAGCAACCTGCGCTTCGCGCTCCACGCCGATCCCGACAACGAGGCGCTGCAGGCCTATGGCGAGGACATCCGCCGCATGCGCGCCGCCGGTCTTCCCACGGTTCCGACCAAGCTCGAGCGCGAGTGCGAGACCAATCCCTTCCTGCGCGCCGACGACTGCGACCTCGAGGCGCGCTGGTCGGAACTGGGCGGCCGCATCGGCGATCCGGTCGCGACCTTTGCCGCGCTGCGCGCCGCCAAGGATGAATTCTAG
- a CDS encoding (d)CMP kinase yields the protein MIIAVDGPTASGKGTIARALAAHFSLPYLDTGLLYRAVGRQCALTGGDPDKAEDALAACAFPEALLDDPELRSEESGGYASRVSIHPPVREALYERQRAFVTQPGGAVLDGRDIASVIAPEAEAKLFVTASVEARAQRRFEEMAAQGRAVTLEAISADLAARDERDRSRKDAPLVVAEGALVIDTSALRREEAIAAAIAAVDAFAAA from the coding sequence ATGATTATCGCCGTCGACGGACCAACCGCTTCGGGCAAGGGCACCATCGCCCGCGCCCTCGCCGCCCATTTCTCGCTGCCCTATCTCGATACCGGCCTGCTCTATCGCGCCGTGGGACGCCAGTGCGCGCTCACCGGAGGCGATCCCGACAAGGCCGAGGACGCGCTTGCCGCCTGCGCCTTTCCCGAGGCGCTGCTTGACGATCCCGAACTGCGCTCGGAGGAAAGCGGCGGCTATGCCAGTCGCGTCTCGATCCACCCGCCGGTGCGCGAGGCGCTCTACGAACGCCAGCGCGCCTTCGTCACGCAGCCGGGCGGCGCGGTGCTCGACGGGCGCGACATCGCCAGCGTGATCGCACCCGAGGCCGAGGCCAAGCTCTTCGTCACCGCCTCGGTCGAGGCGCGTGCGCAGCGCCGTTTCGAGGAAATGGCGGCGCAGGGCCGCGCGGTCACCCTCGAGGCCATCTCGGCCGATCTCGCCGCACGCGACGAGCGCGACCGCAGCCGCAAGGACGCCCCGCTGGTGGTCGCCGAGGGTGCGCTGGTGATCGACACCTCCGCGCTGCGCCGCGAGGAGGCCATTGCCGCCGCCATCGCTGCCGTGGACGCCTTCGCCGCCGCCTGA
- the ffh gene encoding signal recognition particle protein, giving the protein MFDSLSDRLGGVFDKLRGRGALKEQDVLDAMREVRIALLEADVALPVVRRFVDQVTEKAVGQNVLRSVTPGQQVVKIVNDALIETLGGETTPELDLNAAPPVVIMMVGLQGSGKTTSTAKISKLLKDKQGKKVMMASLDVNRPAAQEQLKVLGEQTGVATLPIIAGQQPTEIATRAMQAAKLQAADVLMLDTAGRLHVDAQLMDEMKAVAAIANPRETLLVVDSLTGQDAVNVAQSFAGEVDLTGVVLTRMDGDARGGAALSMRAVTGKPIKFAGTGEKMDAIEVFHPSRVANRILGMGDVVSLVEKAAEAVKVEEAEALAKRMEQGKFDMNDLRTQLKQMQNMGGLGMLAGMMPGMKKAKAAMAQSGMNDKVLVHMDAIIGSMTPKERANPALLNAKRKKRIASGSGTQVQDVNKLLKMHMEMSKAMKQIKKMGGLKGLAAMFGKGGLDAAMPGLGGQGLGGGAAGGLGGLGGAGGPDLSKFLKK; this is encoded by the coding sequence ATGTTCGACAGTCTGTCCGATCGTCTTGGCGGTGTGTTCGACAAGCTGCGCGGACGTGGTGCTCTCAAGGAGCAGGACGTCCTCGATGCCATGCGCGAAGTGCGCATCGCGCTGCTCGAAGCCGACGTCGCCCTCCCGGTCGTGCGCCGCTTCGTCGATCAGGTCACCGAAAAGGCCGTGGGCCAGAACGTCCTGCGCTCGGTCACGCCGGGCCAGCAGGTCGTCAAGATCGTCAACGACGCGCTGATCGAGACGCTGGGCGGTGAGACCACCCCCGAGCTGGATCTCAACGCGGCACCGCCGGTCGTGATCATGATGGTCGGCCTGCAGGGCTCGGGCAAGACCACCAGCACCGCCAAGATTTCCAAGCTGCTCAAGGACAAGCAGGGCAAGAAGGTCATGATGGCCTCGCTGGACGTCAATCGTCCGGCCGCCCAGGAGCAGCTCAAGGTCCTGGGTGAGCAGACCGGCGTCGCCACCCTGCCGATCATTGCCGGCCAGCAGCCGACCGAGATCGCCACGCGTGCGATGCAGGCCGCCAAGCTGCAGGCCGCCGACGTCCTCATGCTCGACACCGCGGGACGTCTCCACGTCGACGCGCAGCTGATGGACGAGATGAAGGCGGTCGCCGCGATCGCCAACCCGCGCGAGACGCTGCTCGTCGTCGACTCGCTGACCGGTCAGGACGCGGTCAACGTCGCGCAGAGCTTTGCCGGCGAGGTCGATCTCACCGGTGTCGTGCTGACCCGCATGGACGGCGATGCGCGCGGCGGTGCGGCGCTCTCGATGCGCGCGGTGACCGGCAAGCCGATCAAGTTCGCGGGCACCGGCGAGAAGATGGACGCCATCGAGGTGTTCCACCCGAGCCGCGTCGCCAACCGCATTCTCGGCATGGGCGACGTCGTCTCCCTCGTCGAGAAGGCGGCGGAAGCGGTCAAGGTCGAGGAAGCCGAAGCGCTCGCCAAGCGCATGGAGCAGGGCAAGTTCGACATGAACGACCTGCGCACCCAGCTCAAGCAGATGCAGAACATGGGCGGCCTCGGCATGCTGGCGGGCATGATGCCCGGCATGAAGAAGGCCAAGGCCGCGATGGCGCAGTCGGGCATGAACGACAAGGTGCTGGTGCACATGGATGCGATCATCGGTTCGATGACGCCCAAGGAACGCGCCAACCCCGCGCTGCTCAATGCCAAGCGCAAGAAGCGTATCGCCAGCGGATCGGGCACCCAGGTCCAGGACGTCAACAAGCTGCTGAAAATGCACATGGAGATGTCCAAGGCGATGAAGCAGATCAAGAAGATGGGCGGGCTCAAGGGCCTGGCCGCGATGTTCGGCAAGGGCGGTCTCGATGCCGCGATGCCGGGCCTTGGCGGGCAGGGCCTCGGCGGCGGCGCTGCCGGTGGCCTTGGTGGCCTCGGTGGAGCCGGCGGCCCCGACCTCAGCAAGTTTCTGAAAAAGTAA
- a CDS encoding CBU_0592 family membrane protein, which translates to MNHWISPQLADVIGFAGTACILFAYAYITWAERPNAYVQHGTNLVGALLLTASLTVHFNAASLLLEAFWSAIAIWGLVKALRAQRN; encoded by the coding sequence ATGAACCACTGGATTTCCCCGCAGCTGGCCGACGTCATCGGCTTTGCGGGCACGGCCTGCATCCTGTTCGCCTATGCCTACATCACCTGGGCCGAGCGCCCGAACGCCTACGTCCAGCACGGCACCAACCTCGTCGGCGCCCTGCTCCTCACCGCCTCGCTCACCGTCCACTTCAACGCCGCCTCGCTCCTGCTCGAGGCGTTCTGGTCGGCGATAGCAATCTGGGGACTGGTGAAGGCGCTGCGCGCGCAGCGCAATTGA
- the trmD gene encoding tRNA (guanosine(37)-N1)-methyltransferase TrmD, with protein sequence MTFAATVLTLYPDMFPGPLGISLAGRALERGDWSMDAVQIRDFAKDKHRTVDDTPAGGGAGMVLKADVLASAIDHARSTNPGAPVLAMTPRGKPISQARIRELAAGPGAILLCGRFEGFDERIFEGRDVEEVSVGDIVLSGGECAALMVLDACIRLLPGVMGAASSGTEESFEDGLLEYPHYTRPVEWEGRTIPEVLRSGDHAKIAAWRKRQAEDHTRSRRPDLWERHVDARDQSASGARHSTKD encoded by the coding sequence ATGACCTTCGCCGCAACCGTCCTCACCCTTTATCCCGACATGTTCCCCGGGCCTCTCGGCATCAGCCTTGCCGGGCGCGCGCTCGAGCGAGGGGACTGGTCGATGGACGCGGTGCAGATCCGCGACTTCGCGAAGGACAAGCACCGCACCGTCGACGATACGCCCGCTGGCGGCGGGGCAGGGATGGTACTCAAGGCCGACGTTCTCGCCAGCGCCATCGACCATGCCCGCAGCACCAATCCCGGCGCCCCGGTGCTGGCGATGACCCCGCGCGGCAAGCCGATCTCGCAGGCGCGCATCCGCGAGCTTGCGGCAGGGCCCGGCGCGATCCTTCTGTGTGGCCGTTTCGAGGGTTTCGACGAGCGCATCTTCGAGGGACGCGATGTCGAGGAAGTCTCGGTCGGCGACATCGTGCTTTCGGGCGGTGAATGCGCTGCGCTGATGGTACTCGATGCTTGCATTCGCCTGCTTCCCGGCGTAATGGGCGCGGCTTCCAGCGGGACCGAGGAATCGTTCGAGGACGGCCTTCTCGAGTACCCGCACTATACCCGACCCGTCGAATGGGAAGGGCGCACGATCCCTGAAGTGCTGCGATCGGGGGATCATGCGAAGATCGCGGCCTGGCGGAAACGGCAGGCAGAAGATCACACACGGTCACGCAGGCCGGACCTTTGGGAGCGTCATGTCGACGCTCGGGACCAGTCTGCCTCTGGCGCGCGGCACAGTACGAAGGACTAG
- a CDS encoding TIGR02300 family protein — protein sequence MAKPEWGAKHGCPKCGTRFYDLGKDDPVTCIECGYQWNPEPVLKSKQPIPFEEVQKKEQTEEQDSDLADDDLDIDEDSDSPDNDVDLGGDDDLGISKGDDDDDRDE from the coding sequence ATGGCCAAGCCTGAGTGGGGCGCCAAGCACGGCTGCCCGAAATGCGGCACCCGCTTCTACGACCTGGGCAAGGACGACCCGGTCACCTGCATCGAGTGCGGTTACCAGTGGAACCCCGAGCCGGTGCTCAAGTCGAAGCAGCCGATCCCCTTCGAGGAAGTCCAGAAGAAGGAACAGACCGAGGAGCAGGATTCGGATCTGGCCGATGACGATCTGGACATCGACGAGGACAGCGATTCGCCCGACAACGACGTCGATCTCGGCGGTGACGACGATCTCGGCATCAGCAAGGGCGACGACGACGACGATCGCGACGAGTAA
- the rpsA gene encoding 30S ribosomal protein S1 — MATSANPTRDDFAAMLDEQLGGVADDGFEGRVVKGTITAIENDKAVIDVGLKSEGRVPLREFARGEDEHGLKVGDEVEVYVDRVENADGEAMLSRDRARREAAWDKLENEFGEGKRVEGVIFGRVKGGFTVDLDGAVAFLPGSQVDIRPVRDVTPLMDVPQPFQILKMDRRRGNIVVSRRAVLEETRAEQRSELIDKLSEGQVIDGVVKNITDYGAFVDLGGIDGLLHVTDMSYKRVNHPSEVIAIGDTVTVQIIRINQDTQRISLGMKQLESDPWEGAAVKYPVGAKLSGTVTNITEYGAFVELEPGIEGLVHVSEMSWTKKNVHPGKIVSTSQEVEVMVLEVDSEKRRISLGLKQAQQNPWEAFAEKHPVGSTVEGEVKNATEFGLFIGLDGDVDGMVHMSDIAWGISGEDALALHRKGEEVQAVVLDVDVDKERISLGMKQLERGAPAAGGVAAASGSLRRGEVVTVTVLEVRDGGLEVQAGEDGATGFIKRSDLGRDRDEQRPDRFQVGQKLDAMVTGFDRSKKPNFSVKARQLAEEKEAVEQYGSSDSGASLGDILGEALKGR; from the coding sequence ATGGCTACTTCTGCCAATCCGACCCGCGACGATTTCGCGGCGATGCTCGACGAGCAGCTCGGTGGCGTTGCTGACGACGGCTTCGAAGGCCGCGTCGTCAAGGGCACGATCACCGCAATCGAGAACGACAAGGCCGTCATCGACGTAGGCCTCAAGAGCGAAGGCCGCGTGCCGCTGCGCGAGTTCGCGCGCGGTGAAGACGAGCACGGTCTCAAGGTCGGCGACGAAGTCGAAGTCTACGTCGACCGCGTCGAGAACGCCGACGGCGAAGCGATGCTCAGCCGCGACCGCGCCCGCCGCGAAGCCGCCTGGGACAAGCTCGAGAACGAATTCGGTGAAGGCAAGCGCGTCGAAGGCGTGATCTTCGGCCGCGTCAAGGGCGGCTTCACCGTCGACCTCGACGGCGCTGTGGCGTTCCTCCCCGGCTCGCAGGTCGACATCCGCCCCGTGCGCGACGTCACCCCGCTGATGGACGTGCCCCAGCCCTTCCAGATCCTCAAGATGGACCGTCGCCGTGGCAACATCGTCGTGTCGCGCCGCGCCGTCCTCGAAGAGACCCGCGCCGAGCAGCGCAGCGAGCTCATCGACAAGCTGAGCGAAGGCCAGGTTATCGACGGCGTCGTCAAGAACATCACCGACTACGGTGCGTTCGTTGACCTCGGCGGCATCGACGGCCTGCTCCATGTCACCGACATGAGCTACAAGCGCGTCAACCACCCGAGCGAAGTGATCGCCATCGGCGACACCGTCACCGTCCAGATCATCCGCATCAACCAGGACACCCAGCGCATCAGCCTCGGCATGAAGCAGCTGGAAAGCGATCCCTGGGAAGGCGCAGCGGTCAAGTACCCGGTCGGCGCGAAGCTCTCGGGCACCGTCACCAACATCACCGAATACGGCGCCTTCGTGGAGCTGGAGCCGGGCATCGAAGGCCTGGTTCACGTCTCGGAGATGTCCTGGACCAAGAAGAACGTCCACCCCGGCAAGATCGTCTCGACCTCGCAGGAAGTCGAAGTCATGGTTCTCGAGGTCGACAGCGAAAAGCGTCGTATCTCGCTCGGCCTCAAGCAGGCTCAGCAGAACCCCTGGGAAGCCTTCGCCGAGAAGCACCCGGTCGGCTCGACCGTGGAAGGCGAAGTCAAGAACGCGACCGAGTTCGGCCTGTTCATCGGCCTCGATGGCGACGTCGACGGCATGGTCCACATGTCGGACATCGCATGGGGCATCTCGGGCGAGGACGCACTGGCTCTCCACCGCAAGGGCGAGGAAGTCCAGGCCGTGGTTCTCGACGTCGACGTCGACAAGGAGCGCATCTCGCTCGGCATGAAGCAGCTTGAGCGTGGTGCTCCGGCCGCTGGCGGCGTTGCCGCTGCCTCGGGTTCGCTGCGTCGCGGCGAAGTCGTCACTGTCACCGTTCTCGAAGTCCGCGACGGCGGCCTGGAAGTCCAGGCTGGCGAAGATGGCGCCACCGGCTTCATCAAGCGTTCGGACCTCGGCCGCGACCGCGACGAGCAGCGCCCCGACCGCTTCCAGGTCGGCCAGAAGCTCGACGCCATGGTCACCGGTTTCGACCGCTCCAAGAAGCCCAACTTCTCGGTCAAGGCCCGCCAGCTGGCCGAAGAGAAGGAAGCAGTGGAGCAATACGGTTCGTCGGACTCGGGCGCTTCGCTCGGCGACATCCTCGGCGAAGCTCTGAAGGGCCGTTAA
- the rpsP gene encoding 30S ribosomal protein S16: protein MAVSIRLSRGGAKKRPYYKIVVANATAPRDGKYLEQVGTYNPLLAKDDENRVKLNADRVNYWLGVGAQPTDRVARMLDKAGIKERAATNNPNKGEPGKKAKDRAEEKAEKLREAEEAAAAAAAAPAEEAPAAEETTEESTEA from the coding sequence ATGGCAGTTTCGATCCGTCTCTCGCGCGGTGGCGCGAAGAAGCGCCCCTACTACAAGATCGTCGTCGCCAACGCGACCGCACCGCGTGACGGCAAGTACCTCGAGCAGGTCGGCACCTACAACCCGCTGCTCGCCAAGGACGACGAGAACCGCGTCAAGCTCAACGCCGACCGCGTGAACTACTGGCTCGGCGTCGGCGCCCAGCCGACCGACCGCGTCGCCCGCATGCTCGACAAGGCCGGCATCAAGGAGCGCGCCGCGACCAACAACCCCAACAAGGGTGAGCCGGGCAAGAAGGCCAAGGACCGCGCCGAGGAGAAGGCAGAGAAGCTGCGCGAGGCCGAAGAGGCCGCCGCTGCTGCTGCTGCCGCTCCCGCCGAGGAAGCGCCTGCTGCCGAAGAGACCACCGAGGAATCGACCGAAGCCTAA
- the rimM gene encoding ribosome maturation factor RimM (Essential for efficient processing of 16S rRNA): MANDKPVTLAAIAGAHGVTGEVRLKLFGEGVVALKRYRAFNDSALTLKKLKDDGKGGAIARFEEVTDRTAAEKLRGTVLTVPRAEMPALEEGEYYHADLLGLPAVSDEGEALGTVIAVENFGAGDVLEIERAEKDEKGRAQRFMVPMTQAAVPEWDGEKLVVAAAFAQQD; this comes from the coding sequence ATGGCAAACGACAAGCCTGTCACGCTCGCCGCCATCGCTGGCGCGCACGGCGTGACGGGCGAAGTCCGGCTCAAGCTGTTCGGTGAAGGCGTGGTGGCGCTCAAGCGCTACCGCGCCTTCAACGATTCGGCCCTGACGCTCAAGAAGCTCAAGGACGACGGCAAGGGCGGGGCTATCGCCCGCTTCGAGGAAGTGACCGACCGCACCGCGGCCGAGAAGCTTCGCGGTACCGTGCTCACCGTGCCGCGGGCAGAGATGCCCGCGCTGGAAGAGGGCGAGTACTACCACGCAGACCTGCTGGGCCTGCCCGCCGTCTCGGACGAGGGCGAGGCGCTCGGCACCGTCATCGCGGTCGAGAATTTCGGCGCAGGCGACGTGCTCGAGATAGAGCGCGCAGAGAAGGACGAGAAGGGCCGCGCGCAGCGCTTCATGGTCCCGATGACGCAAGCTGCCGTGCCCGAATGGGATGGCGAGAAGCTGGTCGTTGCCGCTGCCTTCGCGCAGCAGGACTGA